Genomic window (Daucus carota subsp. sativus chromosome 5, DH1 v3.0, whole genome shotgun sequence):
TTGGAAATTACTATGTCAGCAACCTAAATCCCCGCCCACCAGGTCCCCGTGGCCTCCCATTAATCGGAGACATGCACAAATTTGACACCTTAAACACTCACCTCTACTTGTACAAACTTTCCCAGAAGCACGGCCCTCTCATGTCTTTACAGTTAGGCTCTGTTCGAATTCTGGTCATCTCATCGGCAAGAGCAGCCAAAGAAGTTTTTAAATACCATGATCTTTGTTTTTCAAGCAGGCCGACTTCACTGAGCCTCCAAAAAATATCTTACAACGGCTCAGACATTGCTTTTGCACCATATAGTTTGTACTGGAGGGACATGAGAAAACTATGTACCCTGCATCTATTTAGTTCTCAAAGGTCCCAGTCTTTTCAGCCTATTCGCGAAGGAGAGGTTGCACGAATGGTCAGAGCAATACGCGATGAAGCTGCTGCTGGTTCCAGCATCGTAAATTTGAGCAAAACTCTCACAACTTTGACAAGCTCGGTAATATTTAGGATTACTTTTGGTAAAAGatatgatgaagaagaagaatatgGTTCAATGAATGAtactcaaaataaaataagcaGTAAATTTCATTGGGTGCTAACTGAAACTCAGGCGAATCTTTCAAGTTTGTTCCTTGCAGATTGTTTTCCTGTGATGGGTCATTTGATTGATAGGCTAAGTGGTGCATGGTCACGGCTGGAGAAGAGTTGTAACGAAATAGATGCTATTTATCAACAACTCATCGACGAATATCTTCATACATCCGGTACAGCATCTACCCAAGACGGCAGCATCCTGGACATCTTACTCCAGATGAAAAAGGATTCATCTGATTTTACCTTGGATCACATCAAAGCAATTTTAATGGTAATTAAAATTTctgtaaaaaaatcatttagaatttatatcatttaattatttattcgtTTTGGAGGAAAGACAGCAATTTTGTGTTAATGCGTATGTTTTTCCTAATTCATTGGCAGAATGTTTTAGTTGCAGCAACTGACGCAAGTGCAGCAGCCGTAGTTTGGGCCATGACTTTACTGATCAAGAACCCCGCACCAATGAAGCAAGTACAACAAGAAGTTAGAGATTTGATGGGAAAAAAGGGATTTGTAGACGAAAACGACGTCCAAAAGCTTGTTTATCTTAAAGCAGTCGTGAAGGAGGCCATGAGATTGCACCCGCCCTCTCCACTTCTTTTGCCTCGAGAAACCATTGATAAATGTGTGATAAATGGTTACCAGATTGAAGCAAAAACACGCGTATACGTCAATGCATACGGTATAGGAAGGGATCCTGAATGTTGGGATAATCCAGACGAGTTTTTACCGGAAAGATTCATGAATAGTAGCATTGATTTTAGAGGGCAGCATTTTGAGCTGATACCATTTGGAACAGGGCGCAGAATTTGTCCAGGGATATCAATGGGAGTGGCTACGACAGAGCTAGCGCTGGCGAATCTTCTCTATTCTTTCAACTGGGAACTGCCTCCCGGTAAAGATAGGAAAGATATTGACATGGCTGCCCTGCCTGGAATAACAATGCACAAGAAGAATCATCTTTGTCTTGTCCCAGTGATTGTAAACTAAAAGTACAAGCTCATGCTGTCATGCATATTATGTCTTTTGCACAGTGCGACATCTGACAAAGTTTAGTGCTGATCATGTGTCCATAGGCACATCATAGAAAAATTGTAAGTTTAATGGATGTTAGTAACAAATTATTAAGCATTATAGCTTTATTGTTTCGTAtacaaaatttgttattatCATGAAATCATAATGGTTTCTAAAGACACAATAAACCGACCTACGAATTGGCTGGGGAGCTACATGATTGGAATGGTTGGTAGAAGCAAGAAGACAATATTGAAAAGACTAATGGATCTGTACAGCCATGGTTTTAACTCTCGGCCACAATTAAGCAGATGGGAATCAACATCAGTCACTGGAGTTTTGCTGGGGAAGGGAACCGCAAAGGCCTTATAAGCACATGTTTATACATCAATAGataatgttttagtttttaaccCTTTTTTGGTTGGCCAAAGTTTATTTGTATTTCTAGTTTCTGGTCCTTGCTACCTTGAAAAAGAAATCAAGAATGTGACCATTAAACAATGCAGGATAATTTGGATGCTCAACTAACCTTGAAACCTCCCGATCAATcctttttcacataaatgacaaataattgattttcttctctaaaaataaaatatgacacACACACATGCGTTTGATAGAAGCCCGCAATTTAGACATTTGGCAGAAACTCgtgattttcaataatttaagTATCTTTTAACTTGACAAAGTtactaaaaaataattaaattacaaataatccCTTATATTCCATAAAACATTAGTTTcaatcaataccctttattaataagcgaaaccatatttcggtggaacatcggtaccaaaagtaccaaaatttggtcactttcctattgattaggattttataaacattattatactattatcaaaagacttctatatcgaatagaattttattattaaagacttcAATATTCATTAGCACAATGAAATACttctgtattgattagaattttactCCTGTTAAAGacttcaatattgattaggacaatgtcatttaattttttttatttaataaaaataattattatagaattatgaaaagtTTTTCgtattgttagaattttatagttgttattataacaattattaatattatacaattatgaaaagacttctatgttgattcagattttattattaaaaatttcaatattgattaagattttataattattagtgtTTAGGATTTTGTTATGTAACATTTATCACACAGTTaaatcgctaacaatttaacttatgaaacagtattcatatcaaaatttgggtatcatcacattattttttaatttaaactttcatattgattaggattttataaccattattatactattatcaaaagacatctatattgaataaaattttattatcagaGATTTCGATATTCATTAGGACAATGAAAGACTttgtattgattagaattttactCCTGTTAAACacttcaatattgattaggataatgtcatataatttttttatataataacaataattattatagaattatgaaaagtTTTTCGtattgttaggattttatagttgttattatacattgttaggattttataattattattatacaattatgaaaagacttctatgttgattcagattttattattaaaaatttcaatactggttaagattttataattattagtgtTTAGGATTTTGTTATGTAACATTTATCGCGCAGTTaaatcgctaacaatttaacttatgaaacat
Coding sequences:
- the LOC108222170 gene encoding cytochrome P450 71A9 gives rise to the protein MEVLLLVLTISLPLLLLFKLGNYYVSNLNPRPPGPRGLPLIGDMHKFDTLNTHLYLYKLSQKHGPLMSLQLGSVRILVISSARAAKEVFKYHDLCFSSRPTSLSLQKISYNGSDIAFAPYSLYWRDMRKLCTLHLFSSQRSQSFQPIREGEVARMVRAIRDEAAAGSSIVNLSKTLTTLTSSVIFRITFGKRYDEEEEYGSMNDTQNKISSKFHWVLTETQANLSSLFLADCFPVMGHLIDRLSGAWSRLEKSCNEIDAIYQQLIDEYLHTSGTASTQDGSILDILLQMKKDSSDFTLDHIKAILMNVLVAATDASAAAVVWAMTLLIKNPAPMKQVQQEVRDLMGKKGFVDENDVQKLVYLKAVVKEAMRLHPPSPLLLPRETIDKCVINGYQIEAKTRVYVNAYGIGRDPECWDNPDEFLPERFMNSSIDFRGQHFELIPFGTGRRICPGISMGVATTELALANLLYSFNWELPPGKDRKDIDMAALPGITMHKKNHLCLVPVIVN